A stretch of DNA from Chionomys nivalis chromosome 22, mChiNiv1.1, whole genome shotgun sequence:
CATTCCTCCAAGGGGCCACAATGGAGTCCGTTCCTGCATTAGCTGTCTGAACTCCAGTGTGAGTCTAcccctctgccctgccctgggTGGGGGTGGCCAGCATGGGCTCCCCAGTTTATGTCACCAAGGCCCCCTCATTCCTCTGGCACCCCACAGGCAATGCTGAGACTTCGGGTAGGCATCGGGCGCCCCACACACCCTAGTATGGTGCAAGCCCATGTCCTGGGCTGCTTCTCCCCTGAGGAGCAGGAGCTACTGTCCCCCTTGCTGGATCAGGCCACTGACCTGCTTCTGGACCACATCCGTGCTCGAAGCCAGGGGCCACCATCGAGCCTCTGAGACCAGTGGACATGTCTGCCTGTTTGACTGCCTGCCGATGCCCCGAAGCCCAGACACAGCCACAGGACTGCTACGACACATGTGGTGGTACCCACTGTTTATATAATTTTTGGGTTGCCCCAGGTCACTTGCAGATTGAAAGAGGAACACTGGCCACCATAGTCTGTTTCTGCGGTGGCTTGGTCTCTCCGTGCACTACTTACGTTGTAGGAAAGGCTTAGGAATGGTCAACTTTCTGAATCTTTTGAGAGCGCCAGATGGATAGCTCTGTGAGATTAAAAGATGCTTGCTTGAAATCTGCAGTCTCCTGGGGGCCGGGGACTAAGCCCTTAACCCATTCCTTACCAATGGGGTGGGGACAGAAGGGTCTCACAAACCCTTTCCCAGTGGTAGCATAGGTATGCCTTAGCCCGTTTTCGTCAGGCCATTTTATAGGTGGGGAGGATCAGCAAGGTCCCACCATGTCCGTGAAGCCACCCAGCTACAGCATGGAAAAACTAGGGCCAGCTGTCCCTAGTTAGCTTGCTGTCCCCAGGGTCCCTGGCACTCCTACCTCATTAGTGTTCTGTAACTGGCAGATCCCCATTCTGGTGACATATGAGAGCAACCTGAGGTCCTGAGGGTTGGGTGGGATGTGGACCCGACGAGGCACTAGCCCTAGATCCCCAGGCTTGTAGGTTGTGATGGTGGAGAGCTTCTGTAGCAGGGACGTGGCCGCCTTCTTGGATACCTGGGTGCTGAGTTGGCTGTGGGAAGGAACTTGGGGTTATCACCTCCATCTCCACAAGAGGAGGCTGAGAATCTGAGAGATTGGAGAGCCGGGGTCTGCTAAGTCCCTAACAGGGCTATCTGCTCACCTCTCTTTGGGTGGGCCTTGGGGCTGCTGGTCCTGGTGGCGACCCACACTGAACTGTGCTTTTGAAAACACGGCTGAGCTGAGCAGAGCCAGCAATTGCTGCAGCATCTCCTTGCGCTGCAGTTGGAACACCACGTCAAAGTCACCGTCTTCTGCATCTGTTCGCATCTGTTGGCGTGATATAAGATGGTTAAAGACCAGTGGCCCAGATACccaccctcccaagtgctagattaagggtgtgcactgCCGTACCTGGCCTTGTTATTTTAGGACActgagttgcccaggctggccttgaacttaatcTGTAGCCCCAGTCAGGTCTTGAATTTGgaattctgcctcagcctcctcagtatGATCagaccaaacttttttttttctttttttttttctctcgagacagggtttctctttgtatctttgactgtcctggaactcagtagaccaggcttgccttgaactcagagatctgcctgcctccaagtgctgggattaaaggcgtgaaccaccaccgcctggtcagAGCCACGTCTTGGATGGATCTTTGAGGTCCAGCATCAGAAAAAGAGTCAGTCCTTGAGTCTCTCAGGAAAGAGGCCCTCTAAGCTTAGACCCCGAGGCCAAATTTCTTGGGGTCAACTTCTGTCCTTGGTCCACTGGCCTCTTGGTGTCTCCTGCCACTTGCTCACCTGTACAATGTCCTGTAGGAGCGCGGTGGCCTGGGCCAGGACTGTTTCCAGGCTGGCCCGAACCTTCTTTTCCTCAGTCAGCTTCTCTTGTAGCAGATTCACCTCCGCCCGCTGGTCCCTCAGCTGCTGTTCTAGCTGGTCCTTGTCACTCCTGGTCCAGGACAAGAAAAAGCCCACAACTGGCCCCATCTGCTGGCAGTGGCCGGCACCACCTCTTCCCTGGGCCCTAAATCCGGTCTTCAGCTTGTCTGATATTCCCCGGCAGGCTTTCACCAAAGTCACCTCAGGGTCTGGTTGTCGTTCTGTAGCTGCTGGAAGTTCTGTTCCAGTTGGGACAGCAGGAGGCGCAGctgctctgcctcctctgtgCCCTGCTTCTGCTGGCGGCACTTCTCTGTCAGCATGAGGATGACCTGCAGCAGTGGGCAGGTGTCTAGCCCTAGATCCCCGGGCTTGTAGGTTGTGAtggcctcccctccctccctcctggagATACAGCAGGCCGGCACCACCTCTGGACAACAGCTAGGAGGTGGACTCCACTCAGTTATAGGGGATGTAAGACAAACAGATTCCAGAGCTAGGGCCAGCATCCTCACAAGGAAAGCCTGAGCCCTTGCTGCAAACCCTCCCCACCTCATGACTTGGCTCTGGCATGGGGTCCACCCTCATTTCATATGCGGGCATGGTGGTCATACCTTCTGATGGCCTTTGCTGTTTCTGGCCATGATCTCTTGGGTGTTCTCCAGCAGCTCCACCTGTTGGTACAGTTTATCCTTGATGCTCCTGAGCTGCTCATTCTCCTGAAGGAGTTGCACACCTTGCTGGGTCACCCAGGACAGCTGCAAAGTCACACTGTTGTTCTCTAGGATGGCCCGCCTGGTTGTCTCCCACATCTGGTTAGTGGCCACTTTGCGGAACTCAGTGGCCACCAGGTTTACACGTTGGATGATCTCTTTCCTTAGCCTGACCGGGAGGGTGGGATTGGAAGGAAGAGTCAAGCAGATGGGTATACGTCTTGTTACCCCCTTTTTGGGTGAGAATCTAAAAGTACCCAGGCatagccgggtgtggtggtgcacacctttaatcccagcacttaggaagcagaggcaggtggatctctgagtttcaggatagccaaagacatgcagagaaaccctgtcttttccTCAGGGAATCTCTGCACCTTTGGATTTGAACCATTGAAACACACTTATTAAATAAAGGCAATGAAAGCGACACGTGGCCAAGACTGCTCAGTGCTGGGGCCGGGAACTGGCTGGAAGCTCTTTCCTCCTCCATAAATCCCGGCCAGGGTTTTGAGGACAATCTGGGGAGTGTGTGATGCCCTTCTAGAGAGTGTGAGAGCTGGAGACTGCTGTGTGGGCCCCAGCAGGTCCCCAGCCTGCCCACCTGTCCTTATCCAGCACAGACTTCTTCTCCAGGTTGTACACATAGTCCTTGTATTCGCTCTCCTGCTTCCGCAGCTGCTCCTCCAGCACCAGGTACTTGTCTGTGAGCTCCTCTTTCTGCAGCCGAAATTCTTCCAGGGCAGCCAGCTTTCCCCCTACCCATCAAGGGCCACAGGCTGGTGAGGAGCAGCGTCTGAGCGCCATGAGTTACACCCTCCGAGGTCTCAACTTTGTCTGTGTCTTcctgcccacccctccccccaccgtGCTTTCTGTTCCAACAGGACTAGGCTGCATGCACCGGAGCgggccctgcacacacacagcctttctttggagcgcccccccccccccctttgctaGTCTCACCAAGCCTTGTTCAGCCCATCTCAAGATACCTCCCCACAGGAGAGTAATGTGGGCATGTAACCGCTGCAGCTGAACCTGGGCAGACAAGTCTCAGTGCCCTCCATCTTTTTGAAGTGCTTCCTCATCTACAGACTGGGGAAGGGACATTTCTGCCCTTGGGAATGTGCGGACAGTTAAGGCAGATAGTGTTTGAAGTAGCTGTAAGCTGTTATCCCCAATCCCCAGGTGAGGCCCCATCTCAGTGACAGCTGTGGCTTTGGGCCTTGCAACCCTCAGTGGCCAATTCACACAGGTGTGCTGGCTGGTCCCCTGGTCCCCTCACCAAGGGCGATGTTCTCTGTGGTGAGCTGGTCCTTGGTCTCCTGGAATTCGTGGCGCACCTGGGCCAGCTGTGCCTCGAAagcatccttctccatctcctttgCCAGCTGGAGGCTCTGCAGCTGGTCATTGAGTTCCGTGATCTCATCCACCCTCTGGTTGAGCGTGCGCTTGAGGAAGGCCACAATCTCTTTCTTGTTATTGGCCAGCTGCTCGAACTCCTGGCGGAAGATCTTCTCCTGCACAGCCAGCTCATCCCACTTCCGTTGAtacctggggtggggtggagatgcCGGGTCAGGCCTTGCCAGGCCCGGTCACAGGCACCATCGAACCTGCTCTTCCAGACCCTCCTTTCCATCAGGGGCCATTTGGAGTTTCTCTTTGCATGGTCTGAAAAgagctgtgcgtgcgtgcgtgtccACAGAAACCCTTGGTCGATATTGAGTGTCTCTTTGATAGCCCTCCACCTTTAGTTTCCGAGGCAGAGACTCAGTCTAGAGAGTAACAGTTTGGCTAGGCTGgtgagccagtgagctccagagagcCGCCAGTCCTCTCCCATCAGAAGCAGGGTTTAAGGGACTCTGCCATGCGTGACTTTGTTTTCAAGGCTTCTAGGGGCCCGAACTCTAGTTAGTTCTGCTTGTCAGGACTTCACTGTCTCATCTCCCCAGccagcattttatatttattacctcactcaattttttttttttttttttagaatatatagttctgactgccctggaactcaccatgtagaccaggctggcctcgaactcacagagatctgcctgcctctgcctcctgagtgctgggattaaagatgtgcgccactgCTCCTGGTTACCTCACTTGAATGGAAGTCCTGTGGGGACTAAGCCCGCCCTCTGCTCACAGTGGTAACGGATGTTCCTACCTGTGTCTGGTTCACAGGAAGTCTGCATTTgtccccagcaacacagatgaggaaaccagaaagcGACAAGACTAGAACTTTAGCCCAAGCAAATCTGACCTAGAAGTTAAGGCTTTTACCCATAATGCCTGTCCCTGCAATCAGCCCATTCAAGCTGGCTAAGCCCTTCTGCATTTGGCACCCCTGCCCCTCTATCTCAGGACCTAACAGCTTGGCAGATACTTAAGCACCGAATAACCTTTTCCTGATACAATTTCACCTGTTGTGTTAGGTCAAGGGACATGTGTACATTTTAAGAATACCGTGTTTACTGGTTTCAGTGGGAGAATTAAAGCATTTGGAGAGTTGTTTGATTCCTAAGTGTTTTAAGTATTCATAAGTCTTCTGAATGAATTCTGTGTACAAGGCGTTTTTAGGGTATGGGTTCCTGTGTGGGGAGAGAACTCAGCCTCCTCAGGAGTCAGAGAGGCCAGGGCTGtcactctgcttcctcctcttcctggggTGACTCTGAGCCTCAGGATCTGTCTGCGCTCTCTGCTGGGACTGGAAGGAAACAGGGAGACAGCAGAGGGCTTCCCGAGTGCACAGACTCAGCACCAGCTGAGATTTTTCTGCAGCATCAATCATGAACAGCTCGGCCTTCTTGTATTTCCCTATATGTTTACTTACTAAGATGTGTGGTATTCATGAATGGATGcatattcacatgtgtgtgtgtgtgtgtgtgtgtgtgtgtgtgtgtggaggtcagaggttgacatttACTGAGATCCCCAATGACATGTAAGGATGCAGATGCTGTGATGATTAtacccattttatagataaggaaagTGAGACTCTCCACTGTATATATTGAagcagggtcttctacttgaacCCAGAACTCAGTTCACAGTCTAGCTGGTTCGTTCCTAGGGGACcctttatctctgcctcccagggactGGGATTACACCTATTCGTTtgtatgggtgctgaggattcaaATTCCAGCCTTCACATTTGAGTGGCAGGCTGGTGctttagccatctccccagccacatACATTTCTTTCTAAGTGGGAGTGTGACTCTGGCACTGGAGCAGGAGCTTCATAGTCAGCAAGGTAGCTTTTTctggcggtgggggggggggcgttcaagatagggtttctctgtgtagccctggctgccctggaacttactctgtagaccaggctggttttgaactcagagatctgcctctgcctcctgagtgctaggatttaaggtgtgcaccaccaccgcacgGCAGAAGCTATATTTTTACAAACATTCTTATcgtattttatttattgacttgtatgtgtatgcatgtggccATTGTGTGCAGGAGTTAGTTCTCCATCTGAATCCTGGGGATGAGCGGCAAGTGCCACTAAGCAATCTTACTAGCCCTaaaaactagtttttttttttaaatttatttacttttgtttaatttccattggtattttgccttctatgagggtatcagatcttggagttactgacagttgtgggtactgggaattgaacctggatcctctggaactgcagtcagtgctcttaaccactgagccatcacttcagCCCCCAAAATTAGCTTTAAAGTAAGAAAACTGAGCAAATGCAATGtctattattaaatattaagagGGTCCTTTCATACAAACCCAGCCTTAAGTAgaacccccccctttttttttttttttggtttttcgagacagggtttctctctgtagctttggagcctgtcctggaactagctctgtagaccaggctggccttgaactcacagagacccacctgcctctctgcctcctgagtgcgggattaaaggcgtgcgcccaccaccgcccagtcagaATCCCCTTTAGTTCCCATTTAGGGCCCTTTAGTGGTTCACAGTTGTAACCTCAActtgtgggaggctgaggcaggcggattaacatgagttcaaagctaccctgggctacagagtaagaccctgtctataAAACGAAGCAAATACGCGTAGGGAAACAGCCCCAGCCTAGAGAAACAAACACTGGATTTTGGcataaagaaagaggaaataagtGACCTTCTTGGCCACCAGGGGGAGCTATTTCTAATGTATTCcactaattaaaatacaaatgcttAAGATCCTTTCTGAACCggcccttgggaggcaaaggtagacgGATCtggttgagttcgaggccagcctggtctacagagcaagtgtcaaaacagccaaggctacacagagaaaccctgtctcaaaaaagcaaaagccaATCAAACAAAAAGTTCCCATCCTGCTGAGGTAGGGGCTGAGGGGGTTACCTGGGACGTAACGTGTACAAGCCAAGCGCTGGAGctgagaaggggtggggagatcCGTTCACCTTCTAAGGTGGTACCTGTTTACTTGAGGCCAGAACCCAGCTCTAAGGCCCCTGTCTGAGCCTGTGTGGGCTTCTGGCCTGGCACACTAGCATCCCTGCCACCCACCCACCGGGCCAGCCGGTCCTCCAGGTCTTGGATCTGTTTGTGGTAGAATTCCTTCAGCTCCTCCACCAGCGTGGACTCCCCAGACTTCACGCCTGCACTTGTGTCCTtcttgccccctttcctcttcttgcCCTCAAACTCTTTGCCGCCTTTGTTCAGCTTCTTTTTAGGAGCCATGGCCGATGGCAACCACTGTTTCCAAGTCCCCTTTAAGAAGCCAGGTGGTTGCTAAGGAAGTTGGATCTATACATAGCAACAGCCTAACTGAGGGAGACTGGGTTTTAAAGGGGCACTGTCCTCTTGTGGGCAGGGAGCCTGTATCTGTTCAGGGCCTAGCCTTTCAGAGCAGGGTGCCAGGCTCGTGGGCACAAATTTGTTTTCCATGAAGAGCTTTCCTTCTCCCAAATGGAAATAATGTGATATATTGATTACAGTCATCAAGAGCCCTAGAAATCACTAGCCTGTCACTTTGAGACTTTGGGTAATCAGAAGTTGGAGGTCTAGTCAGGTGGATCCTCCTCATAGACTCTTAGCAAGGACAAGAAGACTTAATCACTGGGCCCCGTGCTCGGAAGCGCCTCCCCTAGACCATCCTGCCAATCCTTTAGTGACACAGCCATAGGGCATCTTCTAGTGGAGGCTCCAAGGCTGAAGTCTTGGGATATCCTTAAAGCTTAGTGGCAGGGTGCATCTGTTCGCTGCTACCCCAGGCAGATGAAATTCCTTCAGTAGCTTTGGTCTTGGCTGTGCTGTGATAGGGAGGGAAAGCCCctggagtcaaggagacagcaTGCAAGCATGGGACTGGGGACAGTAGGTATCCAGCTAGCAGATGCCCTGCTGGCCCCTCGGGTCTCTGTTCTTTCAGCAATGAGCCATCTTATCAGTCACATTGGGCTCTTTTCAGTTCGTGTTTGTCTGCTCTTTAGTCCCTAGGCATGTCTGGGGCCCGTCATCTTCAGTGATGACTGAGACTTAGTGGGTTCACTATGAGGGGGGCTCAACTTTGGGGATGTTACAGGAGGGACCATCCATCATAAGCAGAGGACTAGAGGGGATTCCACTCAGCTACGGTCATTCTGACTCGGTGGGTGTGAACGCCTGGTGTCACACACAGCTGGGCACCTGGAAGGACAGGCACCTGGAAGGACAACTCGTGGCCTGGGTTCCAGGGTTACTGGGCTGGTGGCTCGTGCTTTGGCTTGCTGCAGTGTTGAAGATACACTCCAGCTTTTGGAGGAGTGACCAAGGCTCCCTCCGAGCCCTGGGATGCTGGGCACTAGGGCTGCGGCAGGACACAGCACCGCTTTGCTGCCTGGTGGGATTAGGGCAGAGAGGAATGAAAAAAAGCCTGGGCCAAGGGAagtcggggaaaaaaaaaaacagaacagaaaacacaagAGAGTAGCCAAGTGTGgacatgcacacctgtgatcttaGCGGCTTGAGGGGTGAAGGCAGGGGgaacacaagttcaaggtcagcctgggcaactcagcgaggctctgtctcaaaataagaaaacatgggCCAGCAATTTGCTCAGTAAAGCATATATGAGCTTTCTGTGCCCAGAACCCCGGTGGAGGAAGAGGGACTCTTTGAAGGGGTTCTCTGAGTGCCTCCTGCACGccagtgcacatgcacacaacaacATGAGAACAGCGGCCCTGAAATCCATCAGAAAGAGGCTAAAGAGCCATTCCCATTGTGAGGGGACAGGTGACCCCTGGGAGAAGGAATAATTGGTATTTACTCTGCTGCTACAGTTACTCTGTGTAGAATTCAAGTCCCTTGATCTTATTCCAGGCACTCTGCTGTCAGGACATGCTGGCTGGCTGAAGTCTTCTAGGAGCGAACATTGTGAAACAGTGTATCCCCCAAGCTTCAGCTTCCACACCTGCGAAGCAGCAGGGACCAAGGAACCAGCTAACACATGCCTAGGAGAGGCCTGGCTAGTCTTGCTGGAGCTGGTGGGATGTGCCATGGACTGTCCTCCAAGCCAAACTGCCTCCATTTCAGGCCTGCTTGCAAAGATCATTTTAGCTGAGCTCGTTGACTGTTGACCTTCCCTCACAGGAGGAGATGGGGGGTCACTGGACCCACCTGTGCAGCCACCCCCCCAAGCAGCTGTATGCAATTCTGCCCTAACTGCACGTGGCCTCAGGATCTTGGGAAGGGGCTAGCATAGACAGGCCGAGGAAGAGTAGGCAAGGGCTccatctctgtagccttggaggtCATCCATTCCATCTCATTTCCGGGGAGGCTGCTTTGGGTTTCCCCACGCTCTCGTTTGTGAGCTCCGACTCAGGCTCTGCCAGTACGCCCAACAAACTCCCTGGTTCCTGGGGGTGGGTGACCTTTGGTAGAATCAAACTTGGGTTTGTCATTGGGACCTTAGAGACGTGGGTAGTTGTTGCCTAGTCTGATCCCCTACCTCCACCACCCTGGGCAAAAATACTTGGTACATATGCAAGATCTACAAAGTAGCCTTGAGTTGATACATTCCTCCCTGCAGTGAAGGTATCATTTTCTGTTACCCAGGCAAGATAATGTATACAGGGGTTTATGTAGTTgacttaaaaagatttattttgtgtatatggatgttttgcctgaatgtctaTGCGCAGTGCtgatggatgccagaagagggatcagatccctgggaactggagttacaggaagtgtTGActcaccctgtgggtgctgggactccaaCTCCAGCCCTCTGAATAATGAGTGTGCCTAACTGTGGGGCCGGCTTCCGGGCACTAATTGGCTGCCTTTCACTGTGGTTTGTGGTGCTGGGATGAAGCCTCACACACCAGGCTAATGTTCTGGCTGGCTTTGGACACAACTTTCAAGTTCTTATCTTTCAGTCTTGAAAGAGGGTCTCACTAAGGCTGACTTTGACCTTGCTCTGTAGTCTAGGCAGCCCTAGAATGAAAATTTCTTCTCTCTCAGCTTCTTAAACAGCAGGGGTGGTAAGCCTGTGCCCCTGGGGCTGGCACAGTCAGCTGCTGATGGAGGTCCAGGGCCTCGCACTTGATGGCTGATTCCTGGAGGTGTGAGCGGGGTCTGCTGAGAGACTCGGAGATGGAGGCAGTAAGAGGCCGGGCTTGACTACAGAACAGCCCTCTGGCAGGAACCCAGTACCCTCAGCAACCCAGTCATTTCCCTCCATCTTTGCCAGGACTGCCACCTGAGAGCCAAGCTCCCAGCACATGAATGTCTAGGGACAAGCCATATCCATACCTCAGCAGAGAGCATTTAATGAGCCCACGACTCTGTGCCCTGAGTCCTTGGTTTATGGGTAATGTTGACCTGGTGTCTACTCCCCTCTGGGCCAGCCTCATAGCAGACTCCCCAGGTCACAGGACACCCAGCTTCCAAACTGGAGGAAGCACTTCCTACATGTGGGCGGGGGCAGGGGCAGTGACATCAATGGACATCTCAGTGCTCTAAATGCACTGGGACCTCCACTCAAGTTGGGACCGGGTCCTGCAGTGTCTGAGGCAGAGGCGTTCTAGAAAGGAACAGGCTGAAGAGCAGCTCCCCTCACGTCTAGGCaggccttatttatttttacttgttca
This window harbors:
- the Cfap157 gene encoding cilia- and flagella-associated protein 157 is translated as MAPKKKLNKGGKEFEGKKRKGGKKDTSAGVKSGESTLVEELKEFYHKQIQDLEDRLARYQRKWDELAVQEKIFRQEFEQLANNKKEIVAFLKRTLNQRVDEITELNDQLQSLQLAKEMEKDAFEAQLAQVRHEFQETKDQLTTENIALGGKLAALEEFRLQKEELTDKYLVLEEQLRKQESEYKDYVYNLEKKSVLDKDRLRKEIIQRVNLVATEFRKVATNQMWETTRRAILENNSVTLQLSWVTQQGVQLLQENEQLRSIKDKLYQQVELLENTQEIMARNSKGHQKVILMLTEKCRQQKQGTEEAEQLRLLLSQLEQNFQQLQNDNQTLRSDKDQLEQQLRDQRAEVNLLQEKLTEEKKVRASLETVLAQATALLQDIVQMRTDAEDGDFDVVFQLQRKEMLQQLLALLSSAVFSKAQFSVGRHQDQQPQGPPKESQLSTQVSKKAATSLLQKLSTITTYKPGDLGLVPRRVHIPPNPQDLRLLSYVTRMGICQLQNTNESYPSGALKRFRKLTIPKPFLQRK